In the Girardinichthys multiradiatus isolate DD_20200921_A chromosome 4, DD_fGirMul_XY1, whole genome shotgun sequence genome, one interval contains:
- the rab27a gene encoding ras-related protein Rab-27A, translating into MSDGEYDYLIKFLALGDSGVGKTSFLYQYTDGKFNNKFITTVGIDFRERRVIYNSTGSDGTTGRGQKIHLQLWDTAGQERFRSLTTAFFRDAMGFLLLFDLTNEQSFLNIRNWMSQLQIHAYCENPDVVLCGNKCDLGDQRAVSQGEARELAEKYGIKYFETSAASGQNVSEAVNVLLDLIMKRMERCVDKSWIPDGTVRANGPTNPDLSEGSDRGKCAC; encoded by the exons ATGTCTGATGGGGAGTATGATTACCTCATCAAGTTCCTAGCACTGGGTGACTCTGGTGTGGGAAAGACGAGCTTTCTATACCAATACACCGATGGCAAGTTCAACAACAAGTTCATCACTACAGTTGGGATAGACTTCAGAGAAAGAAGAGTG ATCTACAATTCAACAGGTTCAGATGGAACAACAGGGAGGGGACAGAAGATCCACCTGCAGCTGTGGGACACTGCGGGACAAGAGAG GTTCCGAAGTTTGACAACAGCTTTTTTTCGAGATGCAATGGGTTTCCTCCTCCTGTTTGATCTCACAAATGAGCAAAGTTTCCTCAACATCAGAAACTGGATGA GTCAGTTACAGATTCATGCATACTGTGAAAATCCAGATGTGGTTCTGTGTGGCAACAAATGTGACCTGGGTGACCAGAGAGCTGTCAGCCAAGGCGAGGCCCGGGAACTGGCTGAGAAGTACGG AATCAAATACTTCGAGACTAGCGCTGCGAGCGGGCAGAACGTCAGCGAGGCCGTCAACGTCCTGCTGGATCTGATCATGAAGAGGATGGAAAGGTGCGTCGACAAGTCCTGGATCCCAGACGGGACCGTCCGTGCTAACGGACCCACCAACCCGGACCTCTCTGAGGGCTCCGATAGAGGCAAATGTGCATGTTAG
- the vrk3 gene encoding inactive serine/threonine-protein kinase VRK3 isoform X1, with the protein MTFYPVKKNSKRTQTERWNFCLKTQTWVEDILCRMPFHFCPQCGTKLQPDFRFCPSCGEKLPCSADEAGFISSAASLKDETTAAVNNTSPASTLTSQVCKSPVSPRPALRKTRNSLQLEKTVKFNIQGAAQRIVPSSPVKTDETEVKGAGSPKKQTSTVKAKLEVKPTSETSSPPSVKSPQAVRGKAKLSSPAKKGAEEVETPSHQTAGTTDASKVERFKFSPKVTGGGKAKKAKHASSLELLQEGEELTDNTGKKWKLVKLIGQSMTELLYQVAQPNSKEADHVLKQGAKDGRIFTEQNFLQRAAKSTSVEKWIKQKKMDFLGIPSCVGFGLHADSYRFLIFPNMGRSLQSVIEEENELLSEKAVLQLACRILDVLEFIHSNEYVHADISAENIYIKPGQKSQVYLVGYCHAFRYCPGGQHVEYREASRMPHEGAMEFISLDAHKGAAPSRRSDLQSLGYCMLMLHTGTLPWSELTQPEQVATQKQRYMDDVKALLNHCFGKKKVSGAIQTFLTAVMALQYTEEPNYSELKAGLRAALQQLGGSVEQSLDMSI; encoded by the exons ATGACTTTTTATCCCGTGAAGAAGAATTCCAAGCGAACCCAAACAGAGCGGtggaatttttgtttaaag ACCCAAACCTGGGTGGAGGATATTCTGTGCAG GATGCCTTTCCATTTTTGCCCCCAGTGTGGGACGAAGCTGCAGCCTGATTTCAGGTTTTGCCCCTCCTGTGGGGAGAAACTCCCCTGCTCTGCTGATGAAGCTGGATTTATTAGTTCAGCTGCCTCTTTAAAGGACGAAACAACAGCAGCTGTAAATAACACAAGCCCTGCTTCAACTTTGACCT CCCAGGTCTGTAAATCTCCAGTTTCACCTCGCCCTGCTCTGCGAAAGACCCGTAACTCactgcagctggagaaaacTGTTAAATTCAACATCCAGGGTGCGGCTCAACGTATTGTACCTTCATCTCCTGTCAAAACTGACGAGACCGAAG TTAAGGGTGCTGGGAGTCCAAAGAAGCAAACCAGCACGGTCAAAGCTAAATTAGAGGTAAAACCAACTTCTGAGACTTCATCACCTCCTTCTGTAAAATCTCCGCAAGCAG TCAGGGGAAAGGCCAAACTCTCAAGCCCTGCTAAGAAGGGAGCTGAAGAGGTAGAGACCCCGTCTCATCAAACAGCTGGGACAACAGACGCATCAAAGGTGGAACGCTTCAAGTTTTCTCCGAAGG taaCAGGGGGGGGCAAAGCCAAGAAGGCGAAGCATGCGTCCTCActggagctgctgcaggaagggGAGGAACTGACTGACAACACGGGCAAGAAGTGGAAACTGGTGAAGCTGATTGGTCAGAGCATGACAGAGCTCCTGTACCAAG ttgctCAACCCAATTCAAAAGAAGCAGATCACGTCCTCAAGCAG GGAGCTAAAGATGGGAGAATCTTCACTGAGCAGAACTTCCTGCAAAGAGCTGCTAAATCTACATCTG TGGAAAAGTGGATCAAGCAGAAAAAGATGGATTTTTTGGGGATCCCCTCCTGCGTTGGTTTTGGTCTTCATGCAGACTCATACAG GTTTCTGATTTTCCCCAACATGGGCCGCTCCCTGCAGTCAGTCATAGAGGAAGAAAACGAGCTTCTCTCTGAGAAGGCCGTCCTTCAGCTCGCCTGTAGGATA CTGGATGTGCTGGAGTTCATCCATTCAAACGAGTACGTTCATGCTGACATTAGTGCAGAGAACATCTACATCAAACCTGGACAGAAATCACAG GTGTACCTGGTAGGATACTGCCATGCCTTCAGGTACTGTCCAGGAGGCCAGCATGTGGAATACCGTGAAGCCAGCAGAATGCCACATGAGGGCGCCATGGAGTTCATCAGCCTGGATGCACACAAGGGAGCAG CCCCGTCTCGCCGCAGTGACTTGCAGTCTCTGGGTTACTGCATGCTTATGTTGCACACAGGGACGCTGCCGTGGTCCGAACTAACTCAGCCGGAGCAGGTGGCCACCCAGAAACAGAG GTATATGGATGATGTGAAAGCCCTGCTGAACCACTGctttgggaagaaaaaagtttcAG GCGCCATTCAGACCTTCCTGACAGCAGTGATGGCTTTGCAGTACACAGAGGAACCAAACTACTCAGAGCTGAAGGCTGGACTCCGTGCTGCCTTGCAGCAGCTGGGGGGATCAGTGGAGCAGTCTCTCGATATGTCCATATAG
- the vrk3 gene encoding inactive serine/threonine-protein kinase VRK3 isoform X2: MPFHFCPQCGTKLQPDFRFCPSCGEKLPCSADEAGFISSAASLKDETTAAVNNTSPASTLTSQVCKSPVSPRPALRKTRNSLQLEKTVKFNIQGAAQRIVPSSPVKTDETEVKGAGSPKKQTSTVKAKLEVKPTSETSSPPSVKSPQAVRGKAKLSSPAKKGAEEVETPSHQTAGTTDASKVERFKFSPKVTGGGKAKKAKHASSLELLQEGEELTDNTGKKWKLVKLIGQSMTELLYQVAQPNSKEADHVLKQGAKDGRIFTEQNFLQRAAKSTSVEKWIKQKKMDFLGIPSCVGFGLHADSYRFLIFPNMGRSLQSVIEEENELLSEKAVLQLACRILDVLEFIHSNEYVHADISAENIYIKPGQKSQVYLVGYCHAFRYCPGGQHVEYREASRMPHEGAMEFISLDAHKGAAPSRRSDLQSLGYCMLMLHTGTLPWSELTQPEQVATQKQRYMDDVKALLNHCFGKKKVSGAIQTFLTAVMALQYTEEPNYSELKAGLRAALQQLGGSVEQSLDMSI, from the exons ATGCCTTTCCATTTTTGCCCCCAGTGTGGGACGAAGCTGCAGCCTGATTTCAGGTTTTGCCCCTCCTGTGGGGAGAAACTCCCCTGCTCTGCTGATGAAGCTGGATTTATTAGTTCAGCTGCCTCTTTAAAGGACGAAACAACAGCAGCTGTAAATAACACAAGCCCTGCTTCAACTTTGACCT CCCAGGTCTGTAAATCTCCAGTTTCACCTCGCCCTGCTCTGCGAAAGACCCGTAACTCactgcagctggagaaaacTGTTAAATTCAACATCCAGGGTGCGGCTCAACGTATTGTACCTTCATCTCCTGTCAAAACTGACGAGACCGAAG TTAAGGGTGCTGGGAGTCCAAAGAAGCAAACCAGCACGGTCAAAGCTAAATTAGAGGTAAAACCAACTTCTGAGACTTCATCACCTCCTTCTGTAAAATCTCCGCAAGCAG TCAGGGGAAAGGCCAAACTCTCAAGCCCTGCTAAGAAGGGAGCTGAAGAGGTAGAGACCCCGTCTCATCAAACAGCTGGGACAACAGACGCATCAAAGGTGGAACGCTTCAAGTTTTCTCCGAAGG taaCAGGGGGGGGCAAAGCCAAGAAGGCGAAGCATGCGTCCTCActggagctgctgcaggaagggGAGGAACTGACTGACAACACGGGCAAGAAGTGGAAACTGGTGAAGCTGATTGGTCAGAGCATGACAGAGCTCCTGTACCAAG ttgctCAACCCAATTCAAAAGAAGCAGATCACGTCCTCAAGCAG GGAGCTAAAGATGGGAGAATCTTCACTGAGCAGAACTTCCTGCAAAGAGCTGCTAAATCTACATCTG TGGAAAAGTGGATCAAGCAGAAAAAGATGGATTTTTTGGGGATCCCCTCCTGCGTTGGTTTTGGTCTTCATGCAGACTCATACAG GTTTCTGATTTTCCCCAACATGGGCCGCTCCCTGCAGTCAGTCATAGAGGAAGAAAACGAGCTTCTCTCTGAGAAGGCCGTCCTTCAGCTCGCCTGTAGGATA CTGGATGTGCTGGAGTTCATCCATTCAAACGAGTACGTTCATGCTGACATTAGTGCAGAGAACATCTACATCAAACCTGGACAGAAATCACAG GTGTACCTGGTAGGATACTGCCATGCCTTCAGGTACTGTCCAGGAGGCCAGCATGTGGAATACCGTGAAGCCAGCAGAATGCCACATGAGGGCGCCATGGAGTTCATCAGCCTGGATGCACACAAGGGAGCAG CCCCGTCTCGCCGCAGTGACTTGCAGTCTCTGGGTTACTGCATGCTTATGTTGCACACAGGGACGCTGCCGTGGTCCGAACTAACTCAGCCGGAGCAGGTGGCCACCCAGAAACAGAG GTATATGGATGATGTGAAAGCCCTGCTGAACCACTGctttgggaagaaaaaagtttcAG GCGCCATTCAGACCTTCCTGACAGCAGTGATGGCTTTGCAGTACACAGAGGAACCAAACTACTCAGAGCTGAAGGCTGGACTCCGTGCTGCCTTGCAGCAGCTGGGGGGATCAGTGGAGCAGTCTCTCGATATGTCCATATAG